Proteins from a genomic interval of Piscinibacter sp. HJYY11:
- a CDS encoding glycosyltransferase family 2 protein — protein MSGSAATPKFLVSIVAYKGADLTIDCLRSIEPELPSVPGMRVLVVDNASPDGAADRVAQAIAENGWGAWATLIRAPGNHGFAAGNNIAIRERQDADHVLLLNPDTLVRPGALRTLLDFIEAHPKVGIAGGRSEDLDATPQMCCFRFPNAVNEVLGYLGIGALDRLFAKRLTRIGIPQQPVPVDWVSGAFMLIRKAVIDQIGLMDETYFLYFEETDYTRRAKLAGWEVWHVPQARIVHLVGQSSGVTVRNAPKKRVPGYWFDSRRRYFVLHHGRLYTALADIGVVLAYPIGRLLDALRRKPNRHAPHFIADFVRHSAVVKGEPGPLQLRRAET, from the coding sequence ATGAGCGGGAGCGCTGCCACACCGAAGTTCCTGGTGTCGATCGTGGCCTACAAGGGCGCCGATCTCACCATCGACTGTTTGCGCTCGATCGAGCCCGAGCTGCCCTCGGTGCCCGGCATGCGGGTGCTCGTGGTCGACAACGCTTCACCCGACGGCGCGGCCGATCGGGTGGCGCAGGCGATTGCCGAAAACGGCTGGGGCGCCTGGGCGACGCTGATCCGCGCTCCCGGCAACCACGGTTTCGCCGCCGGCAACAACATCGCGATTCGCGAGCGGCAGGACGCCGATCACGTGCTGCTGCTCAACCCCGACACCCTCGTGCGGCCCGGCGCCTTGCGCACGCTGCTCGACTTCATCGAGGCGCACCCCAAGGTCGGCATCGCCGGCGGCCGCAGTGAAGACCTCGATGCCACGCCGCAGATGTGCTGCTTCCGTTTCCCCAACGCGGTGAACGAGGTGCTGGGCTATCTCGGCATCGGCGCGCTCGACCGGCTCTTCGCCAAGCGTCTCACGCGCATCGGCATCCCGCAGCAGCCGGTGCCGGTCGATTGGGTCTCGGGCGCGTTCATGCTGATCCGCAAGGCGGTCATCGACCAGATCGGCCTGATGGACGAAACCTACTTCCTCTATTTCGAAGAGACCGACTACACCCGCCGCGCCAAACTGGCGGGCTGGGAGGTGTGGCACGTGCCGCAGGCGCGCATCGTGCACCTGGTCGGCCAGTCGAGCGGCGTGACGGTGCGCAATGCGCCGAAGAAGCGGGTGCCAGGCTACTGGTTCGATTCGCGTCGGCGCTACTTCGTGCTGCACCACGGGCGCTTGTACACGGCGCTGGCCGACATCGGGGTCGTGCTCGCCTATCCGATCGGCCGCCTGCTGGATGCGCTGCGTCGCAAGCCGAATCGCCACGCGCCGCATTTCATCGCCGACTTCGTGCGCCACAGCGCGGTCGTGAAGGGTGAACCCGGGCCGCTCCAGCTGCGGCGAGCGGAAACATGA
- the ccrA gene encoding crotonyl-CoA carboxylase/reductase, translating into MSTKDLYELGEMPPLGHVPARMYASLIRPERYGEPEQAFEVEVVDTPKPGPRQVLVYVMAAGINYNNVWAALGTPVDVIAARRKQNPAAEPFHIGGSDASGIVWAVGDGVTNVRVGDEVVLSCAMWDENAADIQAGADPITSTSCKIWGYEENWGSFAQFTRVDDYQCFKKPPKLSWEAAAAYMLVGATAYRQLMGWAPHDVKPGDPVLIWGGSGGLGSMAIQIVKAKGGIPIAVVSSESRMEHCRKLGAHGVINRTDPAFTHWGRLPDTADATAYAEWMKGANAFRKKWSEVLGSRQGPRIVLEHPGESTIPTSILVCDNAGMVVICAGTSGYNADVDLRYLWMRQKRLQGSHFANTEQCKALNDMVIDGLVDPALARVFEFDEVGKAHQLLHTNTHPSGNLAIRVNARA; encoded by the coding sequence ATGAGCACCAAGGACCTGTACGAACTTGGCGAGATGCCGCCGCTCGGCCACGTGCCGGCCAGGATGTATGCGAGCCTCATCCGCCCCGAGCGCTACGGCGAGCCCGAGCAGGCCTTCGAGGTCGAGGTGGTCGACACCCCGAAGCCCGGCCCTCGGCAGGTGCTGGTCTACGTGATGGCCGCGGGCATCAACTACAACAACGTGTGGGCCGCGCTCGGCACCCCGGTCGACGTGATCGCGGCGCGCCGCAAGCAGAATCCGGCCGCCGAACCGTTCCACATCGGCGGCTCCGATGCCTCGGGCATCGTGTGGGCGGTGGGCGACGGCGTGACCAACGTGCGCGTGGGCGACGAGGTGGTGCTCTCGTGTGCCATGTGGGACGAGAACGCCGCCGACATCCAGGCGGGTGCCGACCCCATCACCTCCACCAGCTGCAAGATCTGGGGCTACGAGGAGAACTGGGGCTCGTTCGCGCAGTTCACCCGCGTCGACGACTACCAGTGCTTCAAGAAGCCGCCCAAGCTCTCGTGGGAGGCTGCAGCCGCCTACATGCTGGTGGGCGCCACCGCCTACCGCCAGCTGATGGGCTGGGCGCCGCACGACGTGAAGCCGGGCGACCCGGTGCTGATCTGGGGCGGCTCGGGCGGGCTCGGTTCGATGGCGATCCAGATCGTCAAGGCCAAGGGCGGCATCCCGATCGCCGTGGTCTCGTCGGAAAGCCGCATGGAGCACTGCCGCAAGCTCGGCGCGCACGGCGTGATCAACCGCACCGACCCGGCGTTCACCCACTGGGGCCGCCTGCCCGACACCGCCGATGCGACGGCCTATGCCGAGTGGATGAAGGGCGCCAACGCCTTCCGCAAGAAGTGGTCGGAGGTGCTCGGCTCGCGCCAGGGCCCGCGCATCGTGCTCGAGCACCCGGGCGAGTCGACCATCCCGACCTCCATCCTCGTGTGCGACAACGCGGGCATGGTCGTGATCTGCGCCGGCACCTCCGGCTACAACGCCGACGTGGACCTGCGCTATCTCTGGATGCGCCAGAAGCGCCTGCAGGGCTCGCACTTCGCCAACACCGAGCAGTGCAAGGCGCTGAACGACATGGTGATCGACGGGCTGGTCGATCCGGCGCTGGCGCGGGTGTTCGAATTCGACGAAGTGGGCAAGGCGCACCAGCTGCTGCACACCAACACCCACCCGTCGGGAAACCTGGCGATCCGGGTCAACGCGCGGGCATGA
- a CDS encoding glycosyltransferase family 2 protein gives MTTQPVRVQVVIVNYRTGPLAVDCLRSLVDEVAAVPGTVVTVVDNRSGDDSVEVIGQAIEAEGWSSWARLLPAPVNGGFSYGNNYAVRPTLNDANGPAYYWLLNPDTRIRPGALRTLVDFLDAHPKAGIAGSRFLLENGEPWPYAFHFPSIWSELAGGLRLSLVARLLKHRAGLRPMGDTPAEADWLPGASLLVRREVFQTIGLMDEGYFLYFEETDFCLAARRAGWQTWHVPASVVLHLVGQSTQVSGHHAAKKRRPSYWFESRRRYWVKNHGWFYAAATDLLWVLAFLTYKLRSVVQRKSGEYPPHFLGDFLRHSALFHRGLPFNAAVSPSPDHGHPDRSPQR, from the coding sequence ATGACGACGCAGCCCGTGCGGGTGCAGGTCGTCATCGTCAACTACAGAACCGGCCCGCTTGCGGTCGACTGCCTGCGCTCGCTGGTCGACGAGGTGGCCGCGGTGCCGGGCACCGTCGTCACGGTGGTCGACAACCGTTCTGGGGACGATTCGGTCGAGGTGATCGGCCAGGCGATCGAAGCCGAAGGCTGGTCGTCCTGGGCCCGGTTGCTGCCGGCCCCGGTCAACGGCGGCTTCTCCTACGGCAACAACTACGCGGTGCGGCCGACGCTGAACGACGCCAACGGCCCGGCCTACTACTGGCTGCTCAACCCCGACACCCGCATCAGGCCGGGTGCCCTGCGCACCCTGGTCGACTTCCTCGACGCCCATCCCAAAGCCGGCATCGCCGGCAGCCGCTTCCTGCTCGAAAACGGCGAACCCTGGCCTTACGCCTTCCATTTTCCCAGCATCTGGAGCGAACTCGCGGGCGGCCTGCGCCTGAGCCTGGTCGCCCGCCTGCTGAAGCACCGCGCCGGCCTGCGGCCGATGGGCGACACGCCGGCCGAGGCCGATTGGCTTCCCGGCGCCAGCCTGCTGGTACGCCGCGAGGTCTTCCAGACCATCGGCCTGATGGACGAGGGCTACTTCCTCTACTTCGAGGAGACTGATTTCTGCCTTGCAGCCCGCCGCGCCGGCTGGCAGACCTGGCACGTGCCGGCAAGCGTGGTGCTGCACCTCGTGGGCCAGAGCACGCAGGTGAGTGGCCACCATGCGGCGAAGAAGCGCCGCCCGTCCTACTGGTTCGAGTCGCGCCGCCGCTACTGGGTCAAGAACCACGGCTGGTTCTACGCGGCGGCGACCGACCTGCTCTGGGTGCTGGCTTTCCTCACCTACAAGCTGCGCAGCGTCGTCCAGCGCAAATCGGGCGAGTACCCTCCGCACTTCCTCGGCGACTTCCTGCGCCATTCCGCCCT